AAGGAGCGGCGGGTTGCTGCCAAAGTGATCTGGTTTATTCTGATTATGTCGCTCGGCAACATCGCCATGTCGGTGTACATGCTGATCCAGTTGTCAAAGCTGAAGCCCGGAGATTCATGGGAGTCATTGTTGTTGCGGCAGCAGGAAGCCTGAAGCCGGAACATTGGCATTGGAAGACGAGCGTGATCTTCAATTCTGGTCCACGCCTTGATATTAGCTAAAGAAAGCCCATGTCGGACCTGATATTGAACATGTTGCTGGTCGGTTGGCTTTGTGCGGCGCTGATCATGCTTGTACTGTGGGTTCTGCACCTGCGTCTGAAGAATGCTGGGATCGTGGATATTGGCTGGGCTGGCAATTACGCGCTGATCGCGCTGGTCTATGCTGTGATGGGCGACGGGTACGGGCCGCGCCGGGCGCTTGTCACCACGATGGCGGTTGTATGGGGCGCGCGGCTGGCGGCTCACCTGACGGCGCGAACTATCGGCCAGCCGGAGGATGCGCGGTATCAGCATCTTCGTCAACAATGGGGCGGGAATGTGCCATTGAAGTTTTTCTTCTTTTTCCAATTCCAAGCGCTGTTGAATGTGATCTTGTCCACGCCAGTGCTGCTGGCGAGCATCAATCCTCGGCCTGAGCTCTCGCCGTTGGAATGGTTGGGTTGCGCTGTGTGGATCATCGCTGTGGTGGGCGAGTCGGTCGCTGATCAGCAGCTCAAAGCATTCAAATCCGATCCCGCAAACCGAGGCAAGGTGTGCAACATCGGCTTGTGGCGATATTCACGTCATCCAAATTACTTCTTTGAATGGCTTGTCTGGGTGGCGCTGTGTGTGTTCGCCTGGGCGTCGCCCTACGGTTTCATCTCAATCATCGCGCCAGCGCTGATGCTCTATTTTCTGTTGCGCGTCACCGGCATTCCGGCGACCGAGGCGCAGTTGCTACGAAGCAAAGGCGATGCCTACCGCGCCTATCAACAGAGGACGAGTGCTTTTGTGCCGTGGTTTCCACGACAATCATAA
This portion of the Blastocatellia bacterium genome encodes:
- a CDS encoding DUF1295 domain-containing protein; translation: MSDLILNMLLVGWLCAALIMLVLWVLHLRLKNAGIVDIGWAGNYALIALVYAVMGDGYGPRRALVTTMAVVWGARLAAHLTARTIGQPEDARYQHLRQQWGGNVPLKFFFFFQFQALLNVILSTPVLLASINPRPELSPLEWLGCAVWIIAVVGESVADQQLKAFKSDPANRGKVCNIGLWRYSRHPNYFFEWLVWVALCVFAWASPYGFISIIAPALMLYFLLRVTGIPATEAQLLRSKGDAYRAYQQRTSAFVPWFPRQS